In one Patescibacteria group bacterium genomic region, the following are encoded:
- a CDS encoding ATP-binding protein, with the protein MENIFSFLEKWNFWGQRPDTGVVRRQYIAQLDRFFNIPEIVVLTGVRRSGKSTILMQLIEYAHKKYEIPYKNFLYVNFEDPNFSRPVKTEEVYALIDFYKKEIKPKGKIYIFFDEAQEVLNWQRILLAHYEQKQDIKFFVTGSSSELFDSRQSTLLSGRTVNVKVAPLDFKEFLLFKKAKKTPTKIYGLLKEYMQYGGFPRVVLEDSALNKAAILSSYYNTILEKDIIVKFDIRKDLELRNLARYLMSNNGAIASSVNLEKSLRVSSPSIISYMNFMKSSFLIHLNNLFSYSVKQQIYNPPKMYSVDTGLANIAGFNFALNSGLMLESLVNSVLYKNNRDVCYWKNEVEVDFVTNNVGEVNLYNVTTTVDDDTVFEREIRSLEEGAKKLKAKNTTLLTLYNNTKRKDPRIVNLLDFLLD; encoded by the coding sequence ATGGAAAATATTTTTAGTTTCTTGGAAAAATGGAATTTTTGGGGTCAAAGACCGGACACTGGCGTTGTTAGAAGGCAGTATATTGCACAGCTGGATCGGTTTTTTAACATTCCTGAAATTGTGGTTTTAACTGGTGTAAGAAGATCGGGAAAGTCCACCATCTTAATGCAACTAATTGAATACGCTCATAAAAAGTATGAGATTCCTTACAAAAATTTTTTGTATGTGAATTTTGAAGACCCCAATTTTAGCCGCCCGGTTAAAACCGAAGAGGTTTACGCTTTAATAGATTTTTATAAAAAGGAAATAAAGCCTAAGGGTAAGATTTACATCTTTTTTGACGAAGCGCAGGAAGTGTTAAATTGGCAAAGGATTTTGCTTGCTCATTACGAGCAGAAGCAAGATATTAAGTTTTTTGTTACAGGGTCGAGCTCTGAACTTTTTGATAGTCGGCAATCAACTTTATTAAGTGGGAGGACCGTAAATGTTAAAGTGGCGCCCCTTGATTTTAAGGAGTTTTTGCTTTTTAAAAAAGCCAAGAAAACCCCTACAAAAATCTATGGCTTGCTAAAGGAATATATGCAGTATGGGGGCTTTCCCAGAGTTGTGTTGGAAGACAGCGCTCTTAATAAAGCGGCAATTCTTTCTTCTTATTACAACACAATTTTGGAGAAGGATATTATTGTAAAGTTTGACATTAGAAAAGACTTGGAACTACGCAATTTAGCCCGCTATTTAATGTCTAACAATGGCGCTATTGCTTCATCCGTGAATTTGGAAAAATCTCTGCGCGTTTCTTCTCCTAGTATCATTAGCTATATGAATTTTATGAAGTCCAGTTTTTTAATACATCTTAATAACCTTTTCTCGTATTCCGTTAAACAGCAAATTTACAATCCGCCGAAAATGTATTCTGTTGACACGGGACTTGCCAACATTGCTGGGTTTAATTTTGCTTTAAATAGTGGACTTATGTTGGAAAGTTTGGTAAATAGCGTTTTATATAAAAACAATCGGGATGTTTGTTATTGGAAAAATGAGGTTGAGGTTGATTTTGTAACCAATAATGTAGGGGAAGTCAATTTATATAATGTTACAACTACGGTTGATGACGACACGGTTTTTGAGAGGGAAATTAGGTCGCTGGAAGAGGGGGCGAAAAAGCTCAAGGCAAAAAATACCACCCTTTTAACTTTGTATAATAATACTAAACGAAAAGATCCCCGCATAGTAAATCTTTTGGACTTTTTGTTGGATTAA